The following are encoded together in the Mesoterricola sediminis genome:
- a CDS encoding type II secretion system protein: MTLRQRGFTLLEMLVTATVLVILASAVVPMAKNGVRRQRELELRRTLREMRTAIDSYKDMADQKKIKAPPAENNGYPESLEILVEGAPVMGKDAKMRFLRRIPVDPMTGKSEWGLRSLSDDPGSSSWGGGNVFDVYSLSTGTGSNGKPYREW, from the coding sequence ATGACCCTCCGTCAGCGCGGCTTCACCCTCCTGGAGATGCTGGTCACCGCGACCGTGCTGGTGATCCTCGCCTCCGCGGTGGTGCCCATGGCCAAGAACGGCGTCCGCCGCCAGCGGGAGCTGGAGCTGCGCCGGACCCTGCGCGAGATGCGCACCGCCATCGACTCCTACAAGGACATGGCGGACCAGAAGAAGATCAAGGCGCCCCCCGCGGAGAACAACGGCTACCCCGAAAGCCTCGAGATCCTCGTGGAAGGCGCGCCGGTGATGGGCAAGGACGCCAAGATGCGCTTCCTGCGCCGGATCCCCGTCGATCCCATGACCGGCAAGTCCGAGTGGGGCCTGCGCAGCCTGTCCGACGACCCCGGCAGCTCGAGCTGGGGCGGCGGCAACGTCTTCGACGTGTACAGCCTCTCCACGGGCACCGGCTCCAACGGGAAGCCGTACCGGGAGTGGTGA
- the radA gene encoding DNA repair protein RadA has product MARTTSHYECTACGARHAQPLGKCGACGSFGTIEEVRGAMKKDLARARSAFSESNYQDPVPLLSVEISETQRTPTGLDELDRVLGGGVVPGMVVLLGGEPGIGKSTLVLQWAAACAGDVLYASGEESERQIKLRAQRLGAENPRIHLFAETDVRRILEAADRMKPALLLVDSIQTLFDPEFEASSGSVSQVRGCATLLARWAKATGTPLVLVGHVTKDGSLAGPKVLEHLVDTVLAFEGDRHHHHRLLRALKNRFGAAFELGVFAMTERGLVPAEGNPFFLEAEPRPGCAATVVLSGTRPVIVEIQALVASAGLGIPRRTALGIDGQRLSMLCAVAERRGGIQLHDRDVYLNVAGGLEVEDPAADLAVVAALASSATGRLLADRCLFLGEVGLTGEVRPVSQLPLRLQEGRRLGFHAAAVPRLGMDPGLDAPLELHPERGLERLRAKPWLRGRPEGADEEG; this is encoded by the coding sequence ATGGCCAGGACCACGTCCCATTACGAATGCACCGCCTGCGGCGCCCGCCATGCCCAGCCCCTGGGCAAGTGCGGGGCCTGCGGGTCCTTCGGCACCATCGAGGAGGTGCGGGGGGCCATGAAGAAGGACCTGGCCCGGGCCCGGAGCGCCTTCTCCGAGAGCAACTACCAGGACCCCGTGCCCCTCCTCTCCGTGGAGATCAGCGAGACCCAGCGGACCCCCACGGGCCTGGACGAACTCGACCGGGTGCTGGGCGGCGGGGTGGTTCCGGGCATGGTGGTGCTCCTGGGCGGGGAGCCCGGCATCGGCAAGTCCACCCTGGTGCTCCAGTGGGCCGCCGCCTGCGCCGGGGATGTGCTCTACGCCAGCGGCGAGGAGAGTGAGCGGCAGATCAAGCTGAGGGCCCAGCGCCTGGGGGCCGAGAACCCCCGCATCCACCTGTTCGCCGAGACGGACGTGCGCCGCATCCTCGAGGCGGCGGACCGCATGAAGCCGGCCCTCCTCCTGGTGGATTCCATCCAGACCCTCTTCGACCCCGAGTTCGAGGCCTCCTCCGGGTCCGTCAGCCAGGTCCGGGGGTGCGCCACCCTCCTCGCCCGGTGGGCCAAGGCCACGGGGACCCCCCTGGTCCTGGTGGGCCACGTCACCAAGGACGGCAGCCTCGCCGGGCCCAAGGTGCTGGAGCACCTGGTGGACACCGTCCTGGCCTTCGAGGGGGACCGGCACCACCACCACCGCCTCCTCCGCGCCCTCAAGAACCGCTTCGGCGCCGCCTTCGAACTGGGCGTCTTCGCCATGACCGAGCGGGGCCTCGTGCCCGCCGAAGGGAACCCCTTCTTCCTGGAAGCCGAGCCGAGGCCCGGCTGCGCGGCCACGGTCGTTCTCTCCGGCACCCGGCCGGTCATCGTGGAAATCCAGGCCCTCGTCGCCTCGGCCGGCCTCGGCATTCCGCGCCGGACGGCCCTCGGCATCGACGGCCAGCGGCTGTCCATGCTCTGCGCCGTGGCGGAACGCCGGGGGGGCATCCAGCTCCATGACCGGGACGTGTACCTGAACGTGGCCGGGGGCCTGGAGGTGGAGGACCCCGCGGCCGACTTGGCCGTCGTCGCCGCCCTGGCCAGCAGCGCCACGGGACGCCTCCTGGCCGACCGCTGTCTCTTCCTGGGCGAGGTGGGCCTCACCGGCGAGGTGCGCCCCGTCTCCCAGCTGCCCCTGCGCCTCCAGGAAGGCCGCCGCCTGGGCTTCCACGCGGCCGCGGTGCCCCGCCTGGGCATGGACCCCGGCCTGGACGCTCCGCTGGAGCTCCACCCCGAACGGGGCCTCGAACGGCTCCGGGCCAAGCCCTGGCTCCGGGGGCGTCCGGAGGGCGCGGACGAGGAGGGGTGA
- a CDS encoding VOC family protein, translating to MQIKLASVMVDDQEKALAFYTGKLGFRKKVDVPLGPFLRWLTVESPDGVEGVELVLEPMAFPPAQVYQKALFEAGVPATAFMTRDLMADYARMKAAGVVFRSEPKDLGSILAVVFEDGCGNLINLVEPRG from the coding sequence ATGCAGATCAAGCTGGCCAGCGTGATGGTGGACGACCAGGAGAAGGCCCTCGCCTTCTACACCGGGAAGCTCGGCTTCCGGAAAAAGGTCGACGTGCCCCTGGGCCCCTTCCTCCGCTGGCTCACGGTGGAATCCCCCGACGGGGTGGAGGGCGTGGAGCTCGTGCTGGAGCCCATGGCCTTCCCCCCGGCCCAGGTCTACCAGAAGGCCCTCTTCGAGGCGGGGGTCCCCGCCACGGCCTTCATGACCCGGGACCTCATGGCCGACTACGCGCGCATGAAGGCCGCCGGGGTCGTCTTCCGGAGCGAGCCCAAGGACCTGGGCAGCATCCTCGCCGTGGTGTTCGAGGACGGCTGCGGCAACCTCATCAACCTGGTGGAGCCCCGCGGCTGA
- a CDS encoding secretin N-terminal domain-containing protein, whose translation MRPTFDRLAKSLAASLALVLALGCALHKAQAAYDEGRYEEALDQYRQILKKDPGNNQAKIGYRKTAPLAAEAHLTKAREAKKQGREALVRTELAAAVLLDPSNAVAVDWLNRIEEAAARQREIEAQEESVEALRQKAETRPALPINPRSLEGMDLNFTRKTSLREIFQQLSRNSGVNIILHSSASAQDQSVSIDLRGLTFQRILDTLMLQSDLFYKVLDPNTIMVFKKTPQNLADYENKLIQTFYLSNAEVDNVRQILNAILPTMRVFIDKRLNAITVQAKSSDLSVAQHIVSQLDKAKAEVVVYIELVEVTETAKEQVGLLPTMNPLDTSASGLYRIGATTTNINSAGANVNKGGIKISKNDLQFMFAPLALDALKSTGEGKLLASPNVRVVSGEAGEVNIGEKISTTQSSIGGLGSSTTSTATAASSALASLGGNLTSQTQYSYEDVGVKIKVKPRVHFNGDITVDLESEIKTLKAGSTPGRPDLGQRIIKTSARLRDGETAVFGGLLKEDETKSLQGIWGITDIPILGKLLGSNKKDKSRTDVILSLRAVIVRKPDLGEEDFGPFDPDQAPSASKPFAPKPEKRPLPSGLVDEAAPVKPAPQPPAAPSSPTPQPAAPKPAVPQPATPQPATPPPATPQPAASQQPTPTEAPAPAAQPAAQPAAAQADAQESPLVFFLTPLSTDTTKGQRVGLTLFASGAQGLTSGTLSIKVDPRLKVLGVTAGDFLTAEGGKLQQASQDGTLTLTFTRPGGATDSGTFATLDLEALEPGKATVLIQEGRYLVGTNPIPARVVNALVTIQ comes from the coding sequence ATGCGCCCCACCTTCGATCGTCTGGCGAAGTCCCTCGCGGCGTCCCTGGCCCTCGTCCTGGCCCTGGGCTGCGCCCTCCACAAGGCCCAGGCGGCCTACGACGAGGGCCGCTACGAGGAGGCCCTGGACCAGTACCGCCAGATCCTGAAGAAGGACCCCGGGAACAACCAGGCCAAGATCGGCTACCGGAAGACGGCGCCCCTGGCCGCCGAGGCCCACCTGACCAAGGCGCGGGAGGCCAAGAAGCAGGGCCGCGAGGCCCTGGTGCGCACCGAACTCGCCGCCGCCGTGCTCCTGGACCCTTCCAACGCCGTGGCCGTCGACTGGCTGAACCGCATCGAGGAGGCCGCGGCCCGCCAGCGGGAGATCGAGGCCCAGGAGGAGAGCGTCGAGGCCCTGCGCCAGAAGGCCGAGACCCGCCCCGCCCTGCCCATCAACCCGCGCTCCCTCGAGGGCATGGACCTGAACTTCACCCGCAAGACGAGCCTGCGCGAGATCTTCCAGCAGCTCAGCAGGAACTCCGGCGTGAACATCATCCTCCACAGCTCCGCCAGCGCGCAGGACCAGAGCGTCTCCATCGACCTCCGGGGCCTCACCTTCCAGCGCATCCTGGACACCCTGATGCTGCAGAGCGACCTGTTCTACAAGGTGCTCGACCCCAACACCATCATGGTCTTCAAGAAGACGCCCCAGAACCTGGCGGACTACGAGAACAAGCTCATCCAGACCTTCTACCTCTCCAACGCCGAGGTGGACAACGTCCGGCAGATCCTCAACGCGATCCTGCCCACCATGCGCGTGTTCATCGACAAGCGCCTCAACGCCATCACCGTCCAGGCCAAGTCCTCCGACCTCTCCGTGGCCCAGCACATCGTCAGCCAGCTGGACAAGGCCAAGGCCGAGGTCGTCGTCTACATCGAGCTCGTCGAGGTGACGGAGACCGCCAAGGAGCAGGTGGGCCTCCTGCCCACGATGAACCCGCTGGACACCTCCGCCAGCGGCCTCTACCGCATCGGCGCCACCACGACCAACATCAATTCCGCCGGCGCCAACGTGAACAAGGGCGGCATCAAGATCTCCAAGAACGACCTCCAGTTCATGTTCGCGCCCCTGGCCCTGGACGCCCTCAAGAGCACCGGCGAGGGCAAGCTGCTGGCGAGCCCCAACGTCCGCGTCGTCTCCGGCGAGGCCGGCGAAGTGAACATCGGCGAGAAGATCAGCACCACCCAGTCGTCCATCGGCGGCCTGGGGTCGTCGACCACCTCGACCGCCACGGCCGCGAGCTCGGCCCTGGCGAGCCTGGGCGGCAACCTCACGAGCCAGACCCAGTACAGCTACGAGGACGTGGGCGTGAAGATCAAGGTGAAGCCCCGCGTCCACTTCAACGGCGACATCACCGTGGACCTCGAGTCCGAGATCAAGACCCTGAAGGCCGGCTCCACCCCGGGCCGCCCCGACCTGGGCCAGCGCATCATCAAGACTTCGGCCCGCCTGCGGGACGGCGAGACGGCGGTGTTCGGCGGCCTCCTCAAGGAGGACGAGACCAAGAGCCTCCAGGGCATCTGGGGCATCACGGACATCCCCATCCTCGGCAAGCTCCTGGGCAGCAACAAGAAGGACAAGAGCCGCACGGACGTCATCCTCTCCCTGCGCGCCGTGATCGTGCGCAAGCCCGACCTGGGCGAGGAGGACTTCGGCCCCTTCGATCCGGACCAGGCCCCCAGCGCCTCCAAGCCCTTCGCCCCCAAGCCCGAGAAGCGCCCCCTCCCCTCCGGCCTGGTGGATGAGGCCGCCCCGGTGAAGCCCGCGCCCCAGCCGCCCGCCGCCCCGTCGTCCCCGACGCCCCAGCCGGCCGCGCCAAAGCCGGCGGTGCCTCAGCCGGCCACGCCCCAGCCCGCCACGCCCCCGCCCGCCACGCCGCAGCCGGCCGCCTCCCAGCAGCCGACCCCCACCGAGGCGCCCGCGCCCGCCGCCCAGCCGGCGGCCCAACCCGCGGCGGCCCAGGCGGACGCCCAGGAGAGCCCCCTGGTGTTCTTCCTGACCCCCCTCTCCACCGACACCACCAAGGGCCAGCGGGTGGGCCTCACCCTCTTCGCGAGCGGGGCCCAGGGCCTCACCAGCGGCACCCTCTCCATCAAGGTGGACCCCCGCCTCAAGGTTCTCGGCGTCACCGCCGGCGACTTCCTCACGGCCGAGGGCGGCAAGCTCCAGCAGGCCAGCCAGGACGGGACCCTCACCCTCACCTTCACCCGGCCCGGCGGCGCCACCGACAGCGGCACCTTCGCCACCCTGGATCTGGAGGCCCTGGAGCCCGGCAAGGCCACCGTCCTCATCCAGGAGGGCCGCTACCTGGTCGGGACCAACCCGATCCCGGCCCGGGTCGTCAACGCCCTCGTCACCATCCAATGA
- the smc gene encoding chromosome segregation protein SMC — MRLIALEVNGFKSFADPQKLTFPVGMTAVVGPNGCGKSNISDSLAWVLGEQRATLLRGTEMADVIFAGTGQRRPMGLAEVKLTLEMPDPALPGSTREVVISRRLYRDTGSEYRINGRECRLKDVQDLLMDTGMGTRAYSFIQQGQIDLILSTKPKDRRSLLEEAAGITRYKVRRTDAERRLEETRANLLRLDDILFELNKQLESLKRQAAKARRAQELDAAIKATQRILLAGKATELEAAKERIIEHLDQLERNIAALTAQGSEKSSEVEALRLALDELNHQQERRSRAILGLDQRLSLLDQDRGFQGERIREAAEAEATLQARLEELAARSGDSQAETERLQAALAEAEKALEARDALVAGSEEAVVLAGGALRKVEAEIKALRERRLELEREALAVQKRRQALHQEVAQRSGRLDALNHEEAVRAPRLEALEEEARRLAREEEGAAARLEEMAEAVQVQARIREETAEAHRAAGAALREAEGALETQERRMKQLGDLLREATGSAEQQKALAWLRERGEAPQSLVDALDVDDAHLAALERLLGGWIQTVALSGAGAPWEAPGQLLYEPGAAPASGETPAGCEPLRDHLRWRPGRPRPLAALLDRAYLCADADLAGLAQAHPDLAFVSPSLVRLPFGPAQAGVAAPAASPLKLKHEHEAAKAARETLLDELETRENAVRAADYRMREAAERFKEMDEDHLAARRSLEGVRGRKASNTGQLKEIREAQTRADEQWERLEQEIAAFNAQLRELEMPEAHPEEAAVVEAIAAAEGRRAEAQRELDDRREHLVEASRMRSSAWAERDALQRHLQQLQRGAYDLEAERSRVQYDLRQNAEKAEAAQARLAEMDVETAQLLDQRQELVEAHAEALPGIEQAQEFLRVQERVARELAQALENARQLHQESLLQGAQVQGSMEALAREIELALGFTVPDFLASISPEEAEAWTEGELVHQTRMQELQGKRMDLGGVNPLAIQELQEAEERMAFMNQQRDDVTEAIGNLEATIREINATSEERFKEAFEFINARFNEVFREAFGGGAATLILQDPKDLLECGIEITAQPPGKSAKALTLLSGGEKALTAISLLFAIFHYKPSPFCVLDEVDAPLDEANVGRFAAMVQKMKEGTQFIVITHQKPTMVAADTLYGVTMEEMGVSRLVSVQLREAAQLV; from the coding sequence TTGCGTCTGATCGCCCTTGAAGTCAATGGATTCAAGTCCTTCGCGGACCCCCAGAAGCTCACATTCCCGGTGGGGATGACCGCCGTGGTGGGCCCCAACGGCTGCGGGAAGTCCAACATCTCCGATTCCCTGGCCTGGGTCCTGGGGGAACAGCGGGCGACCCTCCTGCGGGGCACCGAGATGGCGGACGTCATCTTCGCGGGGACGGGGCAGCGGCGGCCCATGGGGCTGGCCGAGGTCAAGCTCACCCTGGAGATGCCCGACCCGGCCCTGCCCGGGTCCACCCGGGAGGTGGTCATCTCCCGGCGCCTCTACCGGGACACGGGCAGCGAGTACCGCATCAACGGCCGGGAATGCCGCCTCAAGGACGTCCAGGACCTCCTGATGGACACGGGCATGGGCACCCGGGCCTACTCCTTCATCCAGCAGGGCCAGATCGACCTCATCCTCTCCACCAAGCCCAAGGACCGGCGCAGCCTCCTGGAGGAGGCCGCCGGCATCACCCGCTACAAGGTCCGGCGCACGGACGCTGAACGGCGCCTGGAGGAGACCCGGGCCAACCTCCTGCGGCTGGACGACATTCTTTTCGAACTCAACAAGCAGCTGGAATCCCTCAAGCGCCAGGCCGCCAAGGCCCGGCGGGCCCAGGAGCTGGACGCCGCCATCAAGGCCACCCAGCGCATCCTCCTGGCCGGCAAGGCCACGGAACTGGAGGCCGCCAAGGAGCGCATCATCGAGCACCTGGACCAGCTGGAGCGGAACATCGCCGCCCTCACGGCCCAGGGGTCCGAGAAGTCCTCCGAGGTGGAGGCCCTCCGCCTGGCCCTGGACGAGCTCAACCACCAGCAGGAGCGCCGGAGCCGGGCCATCCTGGGCCTGGACCAGCGCCTGAGCCTGCTGGACCAGGACCGGGGCTTCCAGGGGGAGCGCATCCGGGAGGCGGCCGAGGCCGAGGCGACGCTGCAGGCCCGGCTGGAGGAGCTGGCTGCTCGTTCGGGTGACTCCCAGGCCGAGACCGAGCGGCTCCAGGCGGCCCTCGCCGAGGCGGAGAAGGCCCTGGAGGCCCGGGACGCCCTGGTGGCCGGGTCCGAGGAGGCGGTGGTCCTCGCCGGGGGCGCCCTGCGGAAGGTGGAAGCCGAGATCAAGGCCCTGCGGGAACGGCGGCTGGAACTGGAGCGGGAGGCCCTGGCGGTCCAGAAGCGGCGCCAGGCCCTGCACCAGGAGGTCGCTCAGCGGTCTGGTCGCCTGGATGCCCTCAACCACGAGGAGGCCGTGCGGGCCCCCCGCCTGGAGGCGCTCGAGGAGGAGGCGCGCCGCCTGGCCCGGGAGGAGGAGGGGGCTGCCGCCCGGCTGGAGGAGATGGCCGAGGCCGTCCAGGTCCAGGCCCGCATCCGGGAGGAGACCGCCGAGGCCCACCGGGCCGCCGGCGCCGCCCTGCGGGAGGCCGAAGGGGCCCTGGAGACCCAGGAGCGCCGGATGAAGCAGCTGGGGGACCTCCTGCGGGAGGCCACCGGCAGCGCGGAGCAGCAGAAGGCCCTGGCGTGGCTCCGGGAGCGGGGGGAGGCCCCCCAGTCCCTGGTGGACGCCCTGGACGTGGACGACGCCCACCTGGCGGCCCTGGAGCGCCTGCTCGGTGGCTGGATCCAGACCGTCGCCCTGTCCGGCGCGGGGGCGCCCTGGGAGGCCCCCGGCCAGCTCCTGTACGAACCGGGCGCGGCCCCGGCCTCCGGCGAGACGCCCGCCGGCTGCGAGCCCCTCCGGGACCACCTGCGGTGGCGCCCCGGCCGGCCCCGGCCCCTGGCCGCGCTCCTGGACCGGGCCTACCTGTGCGCGGACGCGGACCTGGCCGGCCTGGCCCAGGCCCACCCCGACCTCGCCTTCGTGTCGCCGTCCCTCGTGCGCCTGCCTTTTGGTCCGGCCCAGGCGGGGGTGGCCGCGCCGGCGGCGTCCCCCCTCAAGCTCAAGCACGAGCACGAGGCGGCCAAGGCGGCCCGGGAGACCCTGCTGGACGAGCTGGAGACCCGGGAAAACGCCGTCCGGGCCGCGGACTACCGCATGCGGGAAGCCGCCGAGCGATTCAAGGAGATGGACGAGGATCACCTGGCCGCGCGCCGGTCCCTGGAGGGGGTCCGGGGGCGGAAGGCGTCCAACACCGGACAGCTCAAGGAGATCCGCGAGGCCCAAACCCGGGCTGACGAGCAGTGGGAGCGCCTGGAGCAGGAGATCGCCGCCTTCAACGCCCAGCTCCGCGAACTGGAGATGCCCGAGGCCCACCCGGAGGAGGCCGCCGTCGTGGAGGCCATCGCCGCCGCCGAGGGGCGCCGGGCGGAGGCCCAGCGGGAGCTGGACGACCGCCGGGAGCACCTGGTGGAGGCCTCGCGCATGCGCAGCTCCGCCTGGGCGGAGCGGGACGCGCTCCAGCGCCACCTCCAGCAGCTCCAGCGGGGCGCGTACGACCTGGAGGCGGAGCGCTCGCGCGTGCAGTACGACCTGCGCCAGAACGCCGAGAAGGCCGAGGCCGCCCAGGCCCGCCTGGCGGAGATGGATGTGGAGACCGCCCAGCTGCTGGACCAGCGGCAGGAGCTCGTGGAGGCGCATGCCGAGGCCCTGCCGGGCATCGAGCAGGCCCAGGAATTCCTGCGGGTGCAGGAGCGGGTCGCCCGCGAACTGGCCCAGGCCCTGGAGAACGCCCGCCAGCTCCACCAGGAGAGCCTGCTCCAGGGCGCCCAGGTGCAGGGCAGCATGGAGGCCCTGGCCCGCGAGATCGAGCTGGCCCTGGGCTTCACCGTGCCCGACTTCCTGGCCTCCATCTCCCCCGAGGAGGCCGAGGCCTGGACCGAGGGCGAGCTCGTCCACCAGACCCGCATGCAGGAGCTGCAGGGCAAGCGCATGGACCTGGGCGGGGTGAACCCCCTGGCCATCCAGGAACTCCAGGAGGCCGAGGAGCGCATGGCCTTCATGAACCAGCAGCGGGACGACGTGACGGAGGCCATCGGCAACCTGGAGGCCACCATCCGCGAGATCAACGCCACCAGCGAGGAGCGCTTCAAGGAGGCCTTCGAGTTCATCAACGCCCGGTTCAACGAGGTGTTCCGGGAGGCCTTCGGCGGCGGCGCGGCCACCCTGATCCTCCAGGACCCCAAGGACCTGCTGGAGTGCGGCATCGAGATCACCGCCCAGCCGCCCGGGAAGAGCGCCAAGGCCCTGACCCTCCTGTCCGGCGGCGAGAAGGCCCTGACGGCCATCTCCCTCCTCTTCGCCATCTTCCACTACAAGCCCAGCCCCTTCTGCGTCCTGGACGAGGTGGACGCGCCCCTGGACGAGGCCAACGTCGGGCGGTTCGCCGCCATGGTCCAGAAAATGAAGGAAGGGACGCAGTTCATCGTCATCACCCACCAGAAGCCCACGATGGTCGCCGCCGACACCCTCTACGGGGTGACCATGGAGGAGATGGGGGTGTCGCGCCTGGTGAGCGTCCAGCTGAGGGAAGCCGCCCAGTTGGTGTGA
- a CDS encoding endoribonuclease YicC domain-containing protein, with protein sequence MRSMTAYAETVLPLERGSLRLSLRSVNHKALDLNLRIHPSLFPLEAAIRAKVREAAQRGKLDLTVEVQDEPSLEPQLNRPLLRALAKAWQEDAEWLNLPPLSAEAFFRVPGAWLPPSADLAERLEASLLEGLDRLLAAWNAGRAEEGARLRPAFEAGAHQLEALRARLQAESEAQAQELPEQYRKRLDQVLEDARLSGQLPAERVVAEAAALAERQDVREELVRLGAHLEDFSARLKRGVLGGKALDVWSQEVLRELNTCGSKCKRLAMTRAVMEAKGVLDQIREQGANLE encoded by the coding sequence ATGCGTTCCATGACCGCCTACGCCGAGACCGTCCTGCCCCTGGAGCGGGGCTCCCTCCGGCTCTCCCTGCGCTCCGTCAATCACAAGGCCCTGGACCTGAACCTGCGGATCCACCCGAGCCTCTTTCCGCTGGAGGCGGCCATCCGCGCCAAGGTGCGGGAGGCCGCCCAGCGCGGGAAGCTGGACCTCACCGTGGAGGTGCAGGACGAGCCGAGCTTGGAGCCCCAGCTCAACCGGCCCCTGCTGCGGGCCCTGGCCAAGGCCTGGCAGGAGGACGCCGAGTGGCTGAACCTGCCGCCCCTCAGCGCCGAGGCCTTCTTCCGGGTGCCCGGCGCCTGGCTCCCCCCGTCGGCGGATCTGGCCGAGCGCCTGGAGGCGAGCCTCCTGGAGGGCCTGGACCGCCTGCTGGCGGCCTGGAACGCGGGCCGGGCGGAGGAAGGGGCCCGGCTGCGCCCCGCCTTCGAAGCGGGCGCCCACCAGCTGGAGGCCCTGCGGGCGCGCCTGCAGGCCGAGAGCGAGGCCCAGGCCCAGGAACTGCCGGAGCAGTACCGCAAGCGCCTGGACCAGGTGCTGGAGGACGCGCGCCTCAGCGGCCAGCTGCCCGCGGAGCGGGTGGTGGCGGAGGCCGCCGCCCTGGCCGAGCGTCAGGACGTGCGCGAGGAACTGGTGCGCCTGGGGGCCCACCTGGAGGACTTCAGCGCCCGCCTCAAGCGGGGCGTCCTGGGGGGCAAGGCCCTGGACGTGTGGAGCCAGGAGGTGCTGCGCGAGCTCAACACCTGCGGCAGCAAGTGCAAGCGCCTGGCCATGACCCGCGCGGTCATGGAGGCCAAGGGCGTCCTCGACCAGATCCGCGAGCAGGGCGCCAACCTGGAGTGA
- a CDS encoding IS5 family transposase: MPRSFLTDAMWAKLEPLLPPERGGMGRSRHPNRPMVEAILWRHRTGAPWRDLPEEFGPWTSVYTRFEAWTKRGVWQRILEFLRKEADLEWVMPDGTILRAHQPSAGKRGGSGTRRSDDLGVDARPRSI; this comes from the coding sequence ATGCCGAGAAGTTTCCTGACCGATGCCATGTGGGCAAAGCTTGAACCGCTCCTTCCGCCAGAGCGTGGAGGGATGGGGCGATCCCGTCACCCCAACCGTCCCATGGTGGAGGCGATCCTGTGGAGGCACAGGACTGGGGCGCCGTGGAGGGACCTGCCGGAGGAATTTGGACCTTGGACAAGCGTGTACACGCGATTTGAGGCCTGGACCAAGCGCGGCGTGTGGCAAAGGATCCTGGAGTTCCTGCGCAAGGAAGCCGACCTGGAGTGGGTCATGCCGGATGGCACCATCCTTCGCGCTCATCAACCTTCAGCAGGCAAAAGGGGGGGCTCTGGAACCAGGCGCTCGGACGATCTCGGGGTGGATGCTCGACCAAGATCCATTTGA
- a CDS encoding GxxExxY protein: MKRGGAEDLAEGRGGKRSWNLPLDIEWRGLVVERAYRLDLLVDDLVVVEAKAEWRSACSSISVSGLSKTVESSG; the protein is encoded by the coding sequence ATGAAACGCGGAGGCGCGGAGGATCTCGCAGAGGGTCGCGGAGGAAAGCGCTCCTGGAACCTGCCCCTGGATATCGAGTGGAGGGGGCTTGTGGTTGAGCGGGCCTACCGGCTGGATTTGCTGGTTGACGACCTCGTGGTCGTGGAGGCTAAGGCGGAATGGAGGTCGGCCTGCTCCTCAATTTCCGTCAGTGGCCTTTCAAAGACGGTGGAATCAAGCGGGTGA
- a CDS encoding PilN domain-containing protein, with translation MGVPTLKLDLAPPSTPWRLHHGVIGWGALAGGALLLAVSLTMTFRAHRLASKAGQLAGARTAQTRQAEEAQQRVLEELRAVDVAKELPRWRLAERIFTERSLPWSRLTAELERSMVPDVRYKSLQRTRGADMKVQVKIKGEARSRDAEADLMASLQKNPCFDQIILEREGERNGGGVDFEFTLAAAPVPPPYAPLPKYGPQRKADKPVPAAARPAQARPAPQAPARPAPVAPAVPARPQPAPAPQAQAPAPQPSQPQLAPGTVFGPTNPHPLLAPRRQPRPRPATREGDQ, from the coding sequence ATGGGCGTTCCGACCCTCAAGCTCGATCTGGCCCCGCCCAGCACCCCCTGGCGCCTCCACCACGGCGTCATCGGCTGGGGGGCCCTGGCCGGCGGCGCCCTGCTCCTGGCCGTCTCCCTCACCATGACCTTCCGCGCCCACCGCCTGGCCTCCAAGGCCGGCCAGCTCGCCGGCGCCCGCACCGCCCAGACCCGCCAGGCCGAGGAGGCCCAGCAGCGGGTGCTGGAGGAGCTCCGCGCCGTGGACGTGGCCAAGGAGCTGCCCCGGTGGCGGCTCGCGGAGCGGATCTTCACCGAGCGCAGCCTCCCCTGGTCCCGGCTGACCGCGGAGCTGGAGCGCAGCATGGTGCCCGACGTGCGGTACAAGTCCCTGCAGCGCACCCGCGGCGCCGACATGAAGGTCCAGGTCAAGATCAAGGGCGAGGCCCGCTCCCGGGACGCGGAGGCCGACCTCATGGCCTCCCTCCAGAAGAACCCCTGCTTCGACCAGATCATCCTCGAGCGCGAGGGGGAGCGGAACGGCGGCGGCGTGGACTTCGAGTTCACCCTCGCGGCGGCGCCCGTGCCTCCCCCCTACGCGCCGCTCCCCAAGTACGGACCCCAGCGCAAGGCCGACAAGCCCGTTCCGGCCGCGGCGCGCCCCGCCCAGGCCCGCCCCGCCCCGCAGGCCCCGGCCCGGCCCGCCCCCGTCGCGCCGGCGGTGCCGGCCCGGCCCCAGCCCGCCCCGGCGCCCCAGGCCCAGGCCCCGGCCCCCCAGCCCAGCCAGCCCCAGCTGGCCCCGGGCACGGTCTTCGGGCCCACGAACCCCCACCCCCTCCTGGCCCCCCGGCGCCAGCCCCGGCCCCGGCCCGCCACCCGCGAGGGCGACCAATGA
- a CDS encoding transposase, producing MEGDRGHGATAVIPPHPRRKNPAAWVSHLYKARHAIEHGFAKLKQFRALATRFDKTARSFSAQVALACIVIWLRL from the coding sequence ATGGAAGGCGATCGAGGCCATGGTGCGACAGCCGTCATCCCACCTCATCCCCGGCGCAAGAATCCGGCGGCCTGGGTCTCACACCTATACAAGGCCCGCCATGCCATCGAGCATGGGTTCGCCAAGCTCAAACAGTTCAGGGCGCTGGCCACCAGGTTCGACAAAACGGCGCGAAGTTTCTCAGCCCAGGTGGCTTTGGCCTGCATCGTGATCTGGCTGAGGCTATGA